The following are from one region of the Mycolicibacterium helvum genome:
- a CDS encoding dihydroxyacetone kinase family protein encodes MTRLFNDPATFTEDMLAGFLDANADYVVGVPGGVVRATETPTGKVAVVVGGGSGHYPAFCGVVGPGFADGAVVGNIFTSPSAREVVSVAQAAHGDAGVLLITGNYAGDVMNFGLAVQELRDQGIEARYLAVTDDIASAAPQDAAKRRGIAGDFTVFRCASAIAEEGADLGTVEAAAAKANAATRTLGVAFDGCTMPGADRPLFTVSPGTMDLGLGIHGEPGVSSHEMPTAAELAGLLVCGVLAEKPSGAANRIAVILNGLGRTKYEELFVVWKTVAELLVASGHTVIQPEVGELVTSLDMAGCSLTVMWLDDELERLWISPADTPAYRKGAVATVAETRRAEVTRQTGAVAILTADDASRAVGALVAQGIAAIAGQMIEAESDLGRIDAVAGDGDHGRGMVKGATAASRAAAAAVTQGGGGAAALTAAGEAWAAKAGGTSGVLWGAALNAAAARLGDRGTPGDRDVAEAVRAGHDALVELGGAKRGDKTMLDALGPFVESLEQAVSDGISWRTAWLASSEVAEKAAVETAELRPKVGRARPLADRSVGTPDAGAISLAMCIHAVAELIEERS; translated from the coding sequence ATGACACGCCTGTTCAACGACCCGGCCACGTTCACCGAGGACATGCTCGCCGGCTTCCTGGACGCCAACGCGGATTATGTCGTCGGGGTTCCCGGTGGCGTGGTGCGAGCGACTGAAACCCCCACGGGCAAAGTCGCTGTCGTCGTCGGTGGTGGTTCCGGCCATTACCCCGCATTTTGCGGCGTGGTCGGGCCTGGCTTTGCCGACGGCGCAGTGGTCGGCAATATCTTCACCTCGCCCTCCGCGCGGGAGGTGGTATCGGTGGCGCAAGCCGCGCACGGCGATGCCGGGGTGCTGTTGATCACCGGTAACTACGCCGGAGACGTGATGAACTTCGGCCTGGCCGTGCAGGAATTGCGCGACCAAGGGATCGAGGCGCGGTATCTAGCGGTGACAGACGACATTGCCAGTGCCGCTCCGCAGGACGCCGCCAAGCGCCGGGGTATTGCCGGCGATTTCACCGTATTCCGCTGTGCCAGTGCGATCGCGGAGGAAGGCGCCGACCTCGGCACGGTCGAGGCAGCAGCGGCCAAGGCCAATGCCGCCACCCGCACCCTCGGTGTGGCGTTCGACGGTTGCACCATGCCCGGAGCCGACCGGCCGTTGTTCACGGTCAGCCCTGGCACCATGGACCTGGGCCTGGGCATACATGGCGAGCCGGGCGTATCAAGCCATGAGATGCCCACGGCCGCCGAACTCGCCGGGCTGCTGGTCTGCGGCGTGCTCGCCGAAAAGCCAAGTGGCGCCGCGAACCGCATTGCGGTGATCCTCAATGGCTTGGGGCGCACCAAGTACGAGGAACTGTTCGTGGTCTGGAAAACCGTCGCCGAGTTGCTCGTCGCGTCCGGGCACACTGTAATTCAGCCAGAGGTTGGCGAACTGGTCACCAGCCTGGATATGGCCGGTTGCTCGCTCACTGTGATGTGGCTCGACGACGAACTTGAACGGCTGTGGATCTCACCGGCCGATACGCCCGCCTATCGGAAAGGCGCGGTCGCCACCGTCGCCGAGACCCGGCGCGCCGAAGTGACCAGGCAGACGGGCGCCGTCGCGATTCTCACAGCCGACGACGCCTCCCGCGCCGTCGGTGCGCTTGTCGCACAGGGTATTGCGGCGATCGCCGGACAGATGATCGAGGCGGAGTCCGACCTGGGTCGGATCGACGCTGTTGCCGGCGACGGCGACCACGGTCGCGGCATGGTCAAAGGCGCCACAGCGGCTTCGCGGGCCGCCGCCGCCGCGGTGACCCAGGGTGGCGGTGGGGCGGCGGCGCTGACCGCGGCGGGCGAGGCCTGGGCCGCCAAAGCCGGCGGCACCTCCGGCGTGCTGTGGGGCGCGGCGCTGAATGCCGCCGCCGCTCGCCTGGGCGATCGCGGCACCCCCGGCGATCGCGACGTCGCCGAGGCGGTGCGCGCCGGGCACGACGCGCTGGTGGAACTCGGCGGTGCCAAGCGCGGCGACAAGACCATGCTGGACGCGCTGGGACCTTTCGTTGAGTCGCTCGAGCAGGCTGTGTCGGACGGAATTAGTTGGCGCACAGCCTGGCTCGCTTCGTCGGAGGTTGCTGAGAAGGCCGCCGTGGAAACCGCCGAGCTGCGCCCGAAGGTTGGACGGGCTCGGCCGCTGGCCGACCGTTCGGTCGGCACCCCAGATGCCGGCGCGATATCGCTGGCCATGTGCATCCATGCTGTCGCTGAACTCATCGAGGAGAGATCATGA
- a CDS encoding phosphodiester glycosidase family protein, with the protein MAVTSCLALAATIGMPVASADGREQLAQAIATTRGSYLVYNFGSGYPAPMLNAGGNWYELTNGGHLMIIKAASRRLTPRLLVDTHTGYQARCEQTPGTRTREGLVQASETYTPLQAWQALGQPTIAINANFFDVRGQQAGSWKSTGCSSPLGAYVDNTQGQGRANAAVTGTVAYAGKQALSGGDEVWTALTTMVLPVAGAPFVVPPKSPNDYDAATPVIQGLLDKGTRFAAVSGLGLLAPGDTGQLNDPGPSAARTALAYARDKDEMYIFQGGSYTPDQIQDLFRGLGSDTAILLDGGGSSSIVLRRDTGGMWAGAGVPRGSCDTVAVLCDSRERALPAWLGFN; encoded by the coding sequence ATGGCTGTGACCAGCTGCCTCGCGCTCGCGGCCACGATCGGCATGCCCGTCGCGTCGGCCGATGGCCGTGAGCAACTGGCACAGGCCATCGCCACCACGCGCGGCAGCTACCTCGTCTACAACTTCGGAAGTGGTTATCCGGCGCCAATGCTCAATGCCGGCGGTAATTGGTACGAGCTGACCAACGGCGGCCACCTGATGATCATCAAGGCCGCTTCCAGACGGCTGACTCCCCGGCTGCTGGTCGATACCCACACCGGCTACCAGGCTCGCTGCGAGCAGACTCCTGGCACCCGCACCCGTGAGGGATTGGTGCAGGCCTCCGAGACCTACACCCCGCTGCAGGCGTGGCAGGCGCTCGGGCAGCCGACCATCGCGATCAACGCCAACTTCTTCGATGTCCGTGGGCAGCAGGCCGGTTCGTGGAAGTCGACCGGGTGCAGCTCTCCGCTGGGCGCTTATGTTGACAACACGCAGGGACAGGGCCGGGCCAACGCCGCGGTGACCGGGACCGTCGCCTATGCCGGCAAACAGGCACTGTCCGGCGGCGACGAGGTGTGGACCGCACTGACGACGATGGTCCTTCCCGTCGCGGGTGCGCCATTCGTCGTCCCGCCCAAGTCGCCCAACGACTATGACGCCGCCACCCCGGTGATCCAGGGGCTGCTGGACAAGGGCACCCGGTTCGCCGCGGTCAGCGGACTCGGACTGCTGGCCCCCGGCGACACCGGCCAGCTCAACGATCCAGGCCCCAGCGCGGCGCGCACTGCGCTGGCCTACGCCAGGGACAAGGACGAGATGTACATCTTCCAGGGCGGCAGCTACACACCCGATCAGATCCAGGATCTCTTCCGCGGGCTGGGCAGCGACACCGCGATCCTGCTCGACGGTGGTGGGTCGTCGTCGATCGTGTTGCGCCGCGACACCGGTGGCATGTGGGCCGGTGCGGGCGTGCCGAGAGGCTCCTGCGACACGGTGGCTGTGTTGTGCGATTCCCGTGAGCGCGCCCTGCCCGCCTGGCTGGGCTTCAACTAA
- a CDS encoding GlsB/YeaQ/YmgE family stress response membrane protein → MIGTIIGAIVVGLIVGALARLVMPGKQNIGIIVTILLGAVGSFLGTWISYQVGYSNSNGGFAIIPFLVGVVVAVVLIAIYVAVTGRGSRVHR, encoded by the coding sequence ATGATCGGAACGATTATTGGAGCGATCGTCGTCGGACTGATCGTCGGCGCACTGGCACGGCTAGTGATGCCCGGTAAGCAGAACATTGGCATTATCGTGACGATCCTGCTGGGGGCGGTGGGTTCCTTCCTGGGGACGTGGATCTCCTACCAGGTCGGATACTCCAACTCCAACGGCGGGTTTGCGATCATCCCGTTCTTGGTCGGCGTCGTCGTCGCCGTCGTGTTGATTGCCATCTACGTCGCAGTCACCGGACGCGGCAGCCGAGTGCATCGCTAG
- a CDS encoding ribose-5-phosphate isomerase gives MSHEKLRIVVGSDDAGLQYKDILRKDFEADPRVTSVVDVGVRSDENTAYPHVAVAAARMIANGDADRALLVCGTGLGVAIAANKVPGIRAVTAHDSFSVERAILSNNAQVLCFGQRVVGIELARRLATEWLGYQFDPASASADKVAAICGYEPQHA, from the coding sequence ATGAGCCACGAGAAACTCCGTATCGTTGTCGGCAGCGACGACGCCGGGCTCCAGTACAAAGACATCCTGCGCAAGGACTTCGAGGCCGACCCGCGCGTCACTTCTGTCGTCGACGTCGGGGTCAGGTCCGACGAGAACACCGCCTACCCGCACGTCGCGGTCGCCGCTGCCCGCATGATCGCCAACGGCGACGCCGACCGTGCCCTACTGGTCTGCGGCACCGGCCTCGGCGTCGCCATTGCCGCCAACAAGGTACCCGGGATCCGCGCTGTCACCGCGCACGACAGCTTCTCGGTGGAGCGCGCGATCTTGAGCAACAACGCTCAGGTGTTGTGCTTCGGCCAGCGGGTCGTCGGCATCGAACTCGCCCGGCGTCTGGCAACCGAATGGCTTGGTTACCAATTCGACCCGGCCTCCGCATCGGCCGACAAGGTGGCAGCCATCTGCGGCTACGAGCCACAGCACGCGTGA
- a CDS encoding SDR family NAD(P)-dependent oxidoreductase: MKTAVITGATSERGIGMTVAQRYAREGWAVVILDLDGEKTAKVAAEIGNQYAVPAFGHAVDVTSEESVTLAQAAVAAEVSSGNLPPVGALANIAGITSPVPFLETTLDIWNTVMAVNATGTYLVTKAFLPAMIGQGWGRIVNMSSVSAQRGGGVFGKVPYSSAKAAILGFTKALAREIAETGVTVNAVTPGAVDTNIRVGSTDQQEAKLAADIPVGRTATTEEVAAVITFLSSDDAAYLTGTTVDINGGSHIH, encoded by the coding sequence ATGAAAACCGCAGTGATCACCGGGGCCACCTCGGAGCGTGGTATCGGCATGACCGTCGCTCAGCGTTACGCACGCGAGGGTTGGGCCGTCGTCATCCTGGACCTGGACGGTGAGAAGACCGCCAAGGTGGCCGCCGAAATCGGGAATCAGTACGCCGTACCGGCTTTCGGCCACGCAGTGGACGTCACCTCTGAAGAGTCGGTGACCCTGGCCCAAGCCGCGGTCGCCGCCGAGGTGTCCTCCGGCAACTTACCTCCGGTGGGAGCGCTGGCCAACATCGCCGGTATCACCTCGCCGGTCCCGTTCTTGGAGACCACGCTCGACATCTGGAACACGGTCATGGCCGTCAACGCCACCGGGACCTACCTGGTGACCAAGGCGTTCCTGCCGGCGATGATCGGCCAAGGCTGGGGTCGCATCGTCAATATGAGCTCGGTGAGCGCGCAGCGCGGCGGCGGGGTGTTCGGCAAGGTGCCCTACTCCTCGGCCAAGGCCGCGATCCTTGGCTTCACCAAGGCGCTGGCCCGCGAGATCGCCGAGACCGGGGTCACCGTCAACGCCGTGACCCCGGGCGCGGTCGACACCAATATTCGCGTGGGGTCCACCGACCAGCAGGAAGCCAAGCTGGCCGCCGACATCCCGGTCGGCCGCACCGCGACCACCGAGGAAGTGGCTGCAGTAATCACCTTCCTGTCCAGCGACGACGCCGCCTATCTGACCGGAACCACCGTTGACATCAACGGCGGCAGCCACATTCACTGA